One region of Gossypium raimondii isolate GPD5lz chromosome 6, ASM2569854v1, whole genome shotgun sequence genomic DNA includes:
- the LOC105773356 gene encoding LOW QUALITY PROTEIN: zinc finger BED domain-containing protein DAYSLEEPER (The sequence of the model RefSeq protein was modified relative to this genomic sequence to represent the inferred CDS: inserted 1 base in 1 codon), translated as MTEMTEITDMETIPGESNNQLALTTPEAQPIKRXKKKSMVWEYFTIENVSAGCRRAYCKRCKQSFAYSTGSKVAGTSHLKRHIAKGTCRALLRGQGQDNNQFITPYNPKMGGSEPPKRRYRSPSSPFIPFDQDRCRHEIARMIIMHEYPLHIVEHPGFIAFVQNLQPQFDKMSFNTVQGDCVATYLREKQSLMNFIEGIPGRFCLTLDMWSSNQTLGYVFITGHFVDSDWKLHRRVFNVVMEPYLDSRSALSHAIAACLSDWSLEGKLFSLTFNHPLSEAGLENLRPLLCVKNPLILNGQLLIRNCIARNMSSMAKDVLGAGQEIIKKIRDSVKYVKMSESHDDKFIQVKNQLQVPSEKSLFLDNQTQWNTTYQMLAAASELKEVFDCLDTYDPDYKLAPSMEDWKLAETLCSFLKPLFDAASILTTTTLPTVITFFYEVWKIHVDLGRSVTSEDPFISNLAKSMQEKIDKYWKDCSLVLAMAVVMDPRFKMKLVEFSFTKIYGEDAPTYIKTVDDGIHELFLEYVALPLPLTPTYAEEVNGANNGKTNESHQGNLLSDHGLADFDVYIMETNSQQMKSELDQYLEESLLPRVQEFDVLGWWKLNKMKYPTLSKMARDILSIPVSAAATESIFDITDKQLDEYRSSLRPETVEALICAKDWLHYGSSDVSNALVRMEF; from the exons ATGACAGAAATGACAGAAATTACAGATATGGAAACAATCCCTGGGGAGAGTAACAATCAGCTGGCACTGACCACTCCCGAAGCGCAGCCTATCAAGC CGAAAAAGAAGTCCATGGTTTGGGAGTACTTTACCATTGAAAATGTGAGTGCCGGATGTAGAAGAGCATATTGTAAGCGCTGCAAGCAAAGTTTTGCTTATAGCACTGGTTCTAAGGTAGCAGGTACCAGTCATCTGAAGCGTCACATTGCCAAAGGAACCTGTCGAGCACTCTTACGAGGCCAAGGCCAAGATAACAATCAATTCATCACCCCATATAACCCAAAGATGGGTGGAAGTGAACCTCCTAAGCGACGCTACAGATCTCCTAGCTCACCTTTTATCCCATTTGATCAGGACCGGTGCCGCCATGAAATTGCCAGAATGATTATCATGCATGAGTACCCTCTTCACATAGTTGAACATCCTGGGTTCATAGCTTTTGTTCAAAACCTGCAGCCTCAGTTTGATAAAATGAGTTTCAACACCGTTCAAGGGGATTGTGTTGCAACTTACCTGAGGGAAAAGCAAAGCCTAATGAACTTTATTGAGGGTATTCCTGGACGCTTCTGTCTTACACTGGACATGTGGAGTTCAAATCAAACCCTCGGTTATGTGTTTATAACTGGACACTTCGTTGATAGTGACTGGAAGTTGCACAGACGGGTTTTCAATGTTGTAATGGAACCATATCTGGATTCCCGTTCTGCTCTAAGTCATGCCATCGCTGCCTGCCTTTCAGACTGGAGTTTGGAAGGCAAGTTATTTTCCCTCACCTTCAATCATCCGCTAAGTGAAGCTGGGCTGGAAAATCTTAGACCTTTACTGTGCGTTAAAAATCCCCTTATTCTTAATGGTCAGCTGTTAATTAGAAATTGTATAGCTCGTAATATGAGCAGCATGGCAAAGGATGTGCTTGGAGCAGGGCAAGAGATCATCAAAAAAATCCGTGATAGTGTAAAGTATGTGAAGATGTCAGAATCCCATGATGACAAGTTCATTCAAGTTAAAAACCAGCTTCAAGTGCCCAGTGAAAAGAGCCTGTTTCTTGACAATCAAACTCAGTGGAACACAACATACCAAATGCTTGCAGCTGCTTCTGAATTGAAGGAAGTGTTTGATTGCTTGGATACTTACGATCCAGATTATAAGCTAGCCCCATCAATGGAAGACTGGAAGTTGGCTGAGACTTTATGCAGTTTCTTGAAACCTCTCTTCGATGCAGCCAGCATCCTTACAACTACAACTCTCCCTACCGTAATTACATTCTTTTATGAAGTGTGGAAAATACATGTGGACTTGGGTCGTTCCGTCACTAGTGAGGATCCTTTCATCAGCAACCTTGCAAAATCAATGCAAGAAAAGATTGACAAGTACTGGAAGGACTGTAGCCTGGTTTTGGCAATGGCAGTGGTCATGGATCCTCGTTTCAAAATGAAACTTGTCGAGTTCAGTTTCACAAAAATATATGGCGAAGATGCTCCCACATACATCAAAACTGTTGACGATGGAATTCATGAGCTCTTTCTTGAATACGTGGCACTCCCATTGCCTTTGACGCCAACTTATGCGGAAGAAGTGAATGGTGCAAACAATGGAAAGACCAACGAATCTCATCAAGGTAATCTTCTTTCGGACCATGGGCTTGCAGATTTTGATGTCTACATTATGGAGACTAATAGCCAGCAGATGAAGTCTGAGCTGGATCAGTACTTGGAAGAGTCCCTGTTACCTCGTGTCCAAGAGTTTGATGTGTTGGGTTGGTGGAAGCTGAACAAGATGAAGTATCCAACTCTTTCCAAGATGGCTCGCGACATTTTGTCGATTCCGGTGTCTGCTGCTGCCACCGAATCAATCTTTGATATCACAGACAAGCAACTAGATGAATATCGTAGCTCTTTGCGACCGGAGACAGTGGAAGCACTAATCTGTGCCAAGGACTGGCTACATTATGGATCTTCTGATGTTTCGAATGCGCTTGTTAGAATGGAATTTTAG